One segment of Plasmodium vivax chromosome 14, whole genome shotgun sequence DNA contains the following:
- a CDS encoding hypothetical protein, conserved (encoded by transcript PVX_123595A), with product MEYGNGGDKIFDLNSISREKLELVEVFYDKMKDTTNANALYLYALQIFKICNIHNELPRLVVFGQQSMGKTTLLDFIMGGPMGYTSSDTGTKQPIVIILKPSDTNKIECYLNKKKVSIDDLHEKMKAIMVNLSESIIPKELEVEISIPGGIYATFVDLPGIKDDSKSGSELTRKIVRNYVQNFPNDIYILVKKASDDPANWPYHLREFFMKPKPMGLGLQNKQCIVVGTRALEFLNNELSTIKTLTELHDRVKKRGITDHNDNILSLYLLELFSIPIEQKEKNDFLTNRISMYSKILNGRKNVLDLLLNKFENDCNDSIKKELLDCFDVEKFKQEVNSKFMNILIQQLRKVEVKLEKKKSKMEFYNKKLEELYNKGNILSIREQVKLYIRELVNIVSNLLTGNYPILNLPNNGEDFLKKYGGTLMENLKDGNELAVELFEKQGLYDENFLNYLNEYLYKYANENELNKSISSESNYDINNILNNDLHNSNSNNNNSSKRADTYDTLNDMEKKNFDNVPALVEGQPVRFILAKEESSMFGVVQNTPTDAKSKNILVSFYFRNSNTEEQVQIKSVEKDRLTVIKAVETLNGDPSFLNGLQVWYKMIRDDGWVGFDKAEIIKVFNNNSKIKDVLIRNLSKNDEVISIKINDLYMDYVIDENKENEENEENEELKENDDDILKRIAGPHTDLKILNQLAITYICKWLKYNIAKIEPEKDFSDEVLLQMMRSIHNIVDQSDWKPLVVDLLQANISGNILHLTKLASCSAAVALNRVFKAGLGEINRKIKNNYMDENIYLLSTNPKFLDELNQALHNFCKERAITCASEMKDIVFEQTYAVHFEIIEEIFDGCKLFEDNFLTPSGVKPTMSIITKNVKQNLAYRNHQLSLTDIKINKKSKSKELIQEEVKLQFWAIKMLISVPFATKIYAHFLNNILPKNKHLANVLDYSIDCESTLEKYIQSKLLNREVNGVLVPIDDKELMSHYNIIDNRDNLLRKLENQKRLNQYFTIVANSIKLLKNNLSKESTLDFVTKLDFGQENKKNWHRLGT from the exons ATGGAATACGGAAATGGAGGGGACAAAATTTTCGACTTGAACTCAATCAGTCGAGAGAAGTTGGAGCTGGTGGAGGTTTTCTATGATAAAATGAAGGACACAACAAACGCAAATGCGTTGTACTTGTATGCCCTGCAAATCTTTAAGATCTGTAACATTCATAATGAATTGCCTCGTTTGGTGGTATTTGGCCAGCAGTCCATGGGGAAGACGACGCTTTTAGATTTTATTATGGGAGGACCCATGGGATATACCAGCTCAGACACAGGAACCAAGCAGCCAATTGTTATCATACTAAAGCCTAGTGACACGAATAAAATAGAATGCTATTTGAACAAGAAGAAAGTGAGCATTGATGATCtgcatgaaaaaatgaaagccaTTATGGTTAACCTGAGCGAGTCCATTATTCCTAAGGAGCTAGAGGTCGAAATTTCCATCCCGGGTGGTATCTACGCTACCTTCGTGGATTTGCCCGGAATAAAGGACGATTCCAAATCTGGGTCAGAGCTGACGCGCAAAATTGTCCGTAACTATGTGCAGAACTTTCCGAACgatatttacattttggtGAAGAAGGCGTCGGACGATCCGGCCAACTGGCCCTACCATTTGAGGGAGTTTTTCATGAAGCCCAAGCCCATGG GTCTCGGTCTGCAAAACAAACAGTGCATCGTCGTAGGGACGAGGGCCCTGGAATTCCTGAACAACGAACTGAGCACAATCAAAACGCTGACGGAGCTGCACGACAGGGTGAAGAAAAGAGGAATCACGGATCATAATGATAACATCCTATCGCTCTACCTGTTGGAACTGTTTTCCATACCGATCgagcagaaggaaaaaaatgactttcTAACGAACCGAATTTCGATGTACTCGAAGATACTaaacggaagaaaaaacgtGCTAGACTTGCTGctgaacaaatttgaaaacgaTTGTAACGACTCCATTAAGAAGGAGTTGCTGGACTGTTTCGACGTGGAGAAATTCAAACAAGAAGTGAATAGCAAATTTATGAACATCCTAATACAGCAGTTACGCAAGGTAGAAGTGaagctagaaaaaaaaaaatcaaaaatggagttttataataaaaaattagaagaGCTATACAACAAGGGAAATATACTAAGCATAAGAGAGCAAGTCAAATTGTACATACGAGAATTGGTGAACATCGTATCTAATTTGTTGACAGGTAATTACcccattttaaatttgccaAATAATGGGgaagattttttaaaaaaatatggtggAACTTTaatggaaaatttaaaagacgGAAATGAACTAGCCGTGGAGTTATTTGAAAAGCAGGGGTTGTATGACGAAAACTTTCTTAACTACTTAAATGAGTATTTGTACAAATatgcaaatgaaaatgagTTAAATAAGTCCATTTCGTCCGAGAGTAACTACGatattaataatatcttGAACAATGACCTGCACAACAGTAACagcaataataataacagcAGTAAGAGGGCGGACACGTACGACACGCTAAAcgatatggaaaaaaaaaactttgaCAATGTACCTGCTCTCGTGGAAGGGCAACCTGTGAGGTTCATTCTGGCCAAAGAGGAAAGCAGCATGTTCGGCGTTGTTCAAAATACACCCACAGATGCGaagagtaaaaatatattagtcAGTTTTTACTTCAGAAATAGCAACACAGAAGAGCAAGTGCAAATAAAATCCGTTGAGAAGGACCGATTGACAGTTATCAAAGCAGTCGAAACGCTGAATGGAGATCCTTCCTTTCTGAATGGACTACAAGTTTGGTACAAAATGATAAGGGATGATGGATGGGTTGGATTCGACAAGGCAGAAATTATTAAAGTGTTTAACAACAATAGCAAAATTAAAGATGTGCTTATTAGAAATTTGtccaaaaatgatgaagtcATATCCATAAAGATAAATGACCTCTACATGGATTACGTaattgatgaaaataaagaaaatgaggaaaatgaagaaaacgaagaattgaaagaaaatgatgatgaCATACTTAAACGAATCGCAGGGCCACACACCGATTTGAAAATCCTTAACCAGCTAGCCATCACATATATTTGCAAATGGCTCAAATATaatattgcaaaaattgaaCCCGAAAAAGATTTCTCAGATGAAGTGCTGCTACAAATGATGAGAAGCATTCACAACATCGTCGATCAGAGTGACTGGAAACCATTAGTGGTTGATCTGCTTCAAGCCAATATAAgtggaaatattttacacCTCACCAAATTAGCTAGCTGCTCAGCTGCCGTAGCTTTAAATAGAGTATTCAAAGCAGGCTTGGGGGAAattaacagaaaaattaaaaataactacatggatgaaaatatatatctgtTGAGTACAAATCCTAAGTTCCTGGACGAATTGAACCAGGCCTTGCATAACTTCTGCAAAGAAAGAGCCATTACCTGTGCCAGCGAAATGAAAGACATTGTTTTTGAGCAAACCTATGCTGTACATTTCGAAATCATCGAAGAAATTTTCGATGGCTGCAAACTGTTTGAAGATAACTTCCTCACCCCTAGTGGTGTTAAACCGACTATGTCCATAATTaccaaaaatgtgaaacaAAATTTGGCATACAGAAACCATCAGTTGTCCCTGACTGAcattaaaattaacaaaaagtCAAAGTCGAAGGAACTCATACAGGAGGAGGTCAAGCTACAGTTCTGGGCCATCAAAATGCTCATATCCGTGCCCTTCGCAACTAAGATTTATGCCCATTTTCTCAACAACATCTTGCCCAAAAATAAGCACCTCGCCAACGTCCTGGACTACTCCATTGACTGCGAGAGCACGCTGGAGAAGTACATCCAGAGCAAACTGCTCAACCGGGAGGTGAACG GTGTCCTGGTCCCAATTGATGACAAGGAGCTGATGTCGCACTACAACATCATCGACAATAGAGATAACCTGTTGAGAAAGCTGGAAAACCAGAAGAGGCTCAACCAGTACTTTACCATCGTTGCAAATTCGATCAAGCTGctgaaaaataat tTATCGAAGGAGAGCACACTGGATTTTGTAACGAAGTTGGATTTTGGccaagaaaataaaaaaaattggcatcGATTGGGTACGTAA
- a CDS encoding arginyl-tRNA synthetase, putative (encoded by transcript PVX_123597A), whose protein sequence is MGKMDCLIKKIKQVFQHSIQKCFPSISEEVVVTYANAKFGHFQCNNALNIFKKYGKELNVENAQKLSQMIIENISENFFEEIKSSPQGFITVKLSKEYIEKSLLKLYKNNQIDISVDIDEVKGGNDGDYKRVLVDFSSPNIAKEMHVGHLRSTILGDSICRIFEFLKVQTIRVNHIGDWGTQFGMIINHIVSTHPNFKENMPELTNLTSLYQEAKKLYDADKEFEKSSKNYAIKLQNNDEDCLFVWKKLCESSKKEFDKIYKILDIKLEYVGESHYISMISPALQMLKDEQLLSNVGDAICYQSENFNVPLFLQKSNGGYGYDSTDVAAIHYRLKVLNSDCLIYVTDNGQLTHFETIFELAKKAKWASENTKLVHVGFGLVLNADNKKFKTRSGTNIKLINLINEGTERAKKDLLERIQLKSEEEKTYFKGIDIDQLSEELCVSAIKYFDLKQHRNTDYKFSYDNMLNVKGNTGLYIIYAYSRMCSIFRKCSVDMDELSKDELNLVSPYEVNLGLHILKFPDVFYFVLKNMLIHKLAEYTYDLTTTFTAFYENCKVLNSENEKTRLILCAIAKSLLQICLGLLGMKAIEKL, encoded by the exons ATGGGCAAAATGGATTGCTTAATAAAGAAGATCAAGCAGGTGTTTCAGCACTCCATCCAGAAGTGCTTCCCCTCGATTAGCGAAGAAGTGGTGGTTACCTACGCCAACGCGAAATTCGGCCACTTCCAAT GTAACAACGCCTTgaacattttcaaaaagtacGGAAAGGAATTGAACGTGGAAAATGCGCAGAAGCTCTCGCAGATGATAATAGAAAACATCAGCGAGAATTTCTTCGAGGAAATTAAATCATCCCCGCAAGGTTTCATAACGGTTAAGTTGTCCAAGGAGTACATAGAAAAGTCGCTActaaaattgtataaaaataaccaaaTTGACATCAGCGTGGATATAGATGAAGTGAAGGGCGGAAACGATGGAGACTACAAAAGAGTGTTGGTCGATTTCTCTTCCCCAAATATTGCCAAAGAAATGCACGTCGGACATTTAAGATCAACCATATTAGGAGATAGCATATGTAGAATTTTCGAGTTCCTAAAAGTGCAAACAATTAGGGTTAATCATATAGGAGACTGGGGCACACAGTTTGGAATGATAATAAATCATATAGTGTCTACTCACCCCAATTTTAAGGAAAACATGCCAGAATTAACCAATTTGACGAGTTTGTACCAAGAGGCTAAGAAGCTGTACGACGCAGATAAAGAATTCGAAAAAAGCTCCAAAAATTATGCCATCAAATTGCAGAACAATGATGAAGATTGCTTAtttgtttggaaaaaattatgcgaaagtagcaaaaaagaattcgacaaaatatataaaatattagatATCAAATTAGAGTATGTTGGAGAATCACATTACATCAGTATGATTTCACCCGCTTTGCAAATGCTAAAGGATGAACAGTTGTTGTCAAATGTTGGAGATGCTATCTGTTATCAATcggaaaattttaatgtcccattatttttacaaaagtcGAATGGGGGCTATGGCTACGATTCTACAGATGTTGCTGCTATTCATTATAGATTAAAAGTATTAAATTCCGATTGTCTTATTTACGTTACGGATAATGGACAGTTAACTCATTTCGAAACTATATTTGAGCTAGCCAAgaaggcaaaatgggcaagTGAAAACACCAAGTTAGTTCACGTTGGGTTTGGTCTTGTCCTAAATgcagataataaaaaattcaaaacgAGAAGTGGCACCAACATAAAGCTCATTAATCTCATCAACGAGGGGACTGAGCGAGCCAAGAAGGACCTCCTCGAGAGGATTCAGCTGAAGagcgaggaggaaaagaccTACTTTAAAG gaaTAGACATAGATCAGCTGAGCGAAGAGCTGTGTGTGAGTGCCATCAAATATTTCGACCTCAAGCAGCACAGAAACACGGACTACAAGTTTTCGTATGATAATATGCTGAATGTGAAAG GAAACACGGGACTGTACATTATATACGCCTACTCAAGGATGTGCTCCATTTTTAGAAAGTGCAGCGTAGATATGGACGAGTTGTCGAAAG ACGAGCTGAACCTGGTTAGCCCCTACGAAGTAAACCTAGGattgcacattttaaaattccccgacgtcttttattttgttttaaaaaatatgctaatTCACAA ATTGGCCGAGTACACCTACGACTTAACGACCACATTCACGGCGTTTTACGAAAACTGCAAAGTGTTAAACAGCGAAAACGAGAAAACGAGACTAATTCTGTGTGCCATAGCAAAGTCGTTATTACAG ATTTGTCTGGGACTCCTGGGCATGAAGGCCATAGAAAAATTGTGA
- a CDS encoding hypothetical protein, conserved (encoded by transcript PVX_123600A), which translates to MNKNKNKSKNTSATIRKKLQERAQEGRKNDSKIHNEVQKLINKEIIIDYDTNEKVNAKFILNKYLNIITHLTKENIKLKKTIEKIKLQNDVNESTLTKYEHELKTKNDIIGKITNKYGVHILGEDFNGCSVPDEEVQGRHPLIQQDKAMLKGDDTSLPIGGRTNCFPHGGENHQRGYSSNGCNAIDAGANTQWGDKTGGCTTGNSPSSRTINLQSDHAEGGNRSSKMTVLQTSHDKNAPHEDANRTMLGEKRGLTNSTDYRDKFTWHEKTIKNEVPLFKAKDSNLYLHGQSKLQDNDNCLDELNCLINSSPSAADLSDVKTVPHGGGRFEEIERYHKKCEEEYKSVHTPSNCVDKANNLIGVRTERNMCQGATQEKNPIGNAPSFLYGQLSKMRSLPTPRRDDHEGESSEEEYIKRDELFSSGEEKQTGTDRAAEVHAYHMPVGSPDNHVHAVSKMTTIVTQSDSEGEANNHDAAPTQVNAEVADGGRENCEAANSSAPDKKSVNDDLEDDNYEDLENIMFTILKLRKKG; encoded by the coding sequence atgaataaaaataaaaataaaagcaaaaatacaAGCGCCACAATACGAAAGAAGCTCCAAGAACGAGCTcaggaggggagaaaaaacgacAGCAAGATACACAACGAAGTGCAGAAGCtgataaataaagaaataataatcgATTATGACACTAATGAAAAGGTGAatgcaaaatttattttgaataaatatttaaatataattacccATTTGAccaaggaaaatataaagctaaaaaaaaccatagaaaaaataaaactacaAAATGATGTAAACGAAAGTACACTCACTAAATATGAACATGAgttgaaaacaaaaaatgacatcatAGGCAAAATAACCAATAAGTATGGCGTACACATTTTGGGGGAAGATTTTAATGGGTGTAGTGTCCCAGATGAAGAAGTACAAGGAAGGCACCCACTCATTCAACAAGACAAGGCGATGCTGAAAGGGGATGATACGAGCTTGCCAAtagggggaagaacaaattgTTTCCCCCATGGTGGGGAAAATCATCAAAGGGGATACTCCTCAAACGGTTGTAATGCCATTGACGCGGGGGCCAATACACAGTGGGGGGACAAAACTGGGGGGTGTACGACGGGGAACTCGCCATCGAGTCGTACGATCAATCTCCAGAGTGACcatgcagaaggggggaacCGCAGCAGTAAAATGACAGTTTTACAGACGTCTCACGACAAAAATGCTCCCCATGAAGACGCGAACAGAACTATGCTTGGTGAAAAAAGAGGGCTAACAAATTCGACCGACTACAGGGATAAATTCACATGGCATGAAAAAACaatcaaaaatgaagtgcCACTTTTTAAGGCAAAAGACTCAAATCTGTATTTACATGGACAGAGCAAATTGCAAGATAATGACAACTGCCTTGATGAGCTGAATTGCCTCATAAATAGCTCCCCCAGTGCTGCCGACCTTAGCGACGTTAAAACTGTCCCACATGGAGGAGGACGCTTTGAAGAAATTGAAAGgtatcataaaaaatgcgaagaagAATATAAGAGTGTACATACCCCAAGTAATTGTGTCGATAAAGCAAACAATTTAATCGGCGTTCGCACAGAAAGGAACATGTGTCAAGGTGCCACTCAGGAGAAAAACCCAATTGGGAATGCCCCATCATTCTTATATGGCCAGTTGTCAAAAATGAGAAGTCTCCCTACGCCGAGAAGGGATGATCATGAAGGAGAAAGCTCCGAAGAGGAGTATATCAAACGGGATGAGTTATTTTCAAgcggggaagaaaaacaaactgGTACGGATAGAGCGGCGGAAGTGCATGCATACCATATGCCTGTTGGCAGTCCCGACAACCATGTGCATGCAGTGAGTAAAATGACCACTATAGTCACGCAAAGCGATAGCGAGGGAGAGGCAAACAACCATGACGCGGCCCCGACCCAAGTAAACGCTGAAGTTGCGGATGGGGGGCGCGAAAATTGTGAAGCGGCGAATTCGAGTGCTCCCGATAAGAAAAGTGTGAACGACGATCTGGAGGATGACAATTATGAGGACttggaaaatattatgtttacAATATTGAAGCTGCGGAAAAAGGGGTAG
- a CDS encoding hypothetical protein, conserved (encoded by transcript PVX_123605A), translating into MPFHFSKTWCLIFLYFYFKTQIECYQDDPKLPECDVSIDTAICINNGQKILLPEAKPYGISAHIKFDSISAVDATGNRNHAVGNFFASTGFGGMGNSSLFRKNYIYIPHSDEYFKTVDFSYTFFIYLLEDELSIKNNVEEMFCPVIHKGIIKDKVQESSPAILINAKNGRIKIVLSTSSSTNSVVRHINHVRLFVNGILDSSFLTEGITKTNDFPIYIGGAPYSVESCDFPFLLDELKVYNLSLGVDHIQSEAASTLNGVEPSFIYFGCFHCDINNAILSCPNNYHLCNKVELYIGVYNVMRKFSLNINNLILPFSPENHTGIGVCCADI; encoded by the exons ATGCCATTTCACTTTTCCAAAACATGGTGCCTgatatttctatatttttattttaaaacacaAATTGAGTGTTACCAGGATGATCCGAAGTTGCCAGAATGTGACGTGTCCATCGATACGGCAATTTGTATTAACAATGGGCAGAAGATCCTGTTGCCCGAGGCAAAGCCATATG GCATCTCCGCGCACATAAAATTCGACAGCATATCTGCAGTAGACGCAACTGGCAACAGAAACCATGCCGTCGGGAACTTTTTCGCCTCCACTGGATTTGGCGGTATGGGGAACTCCTCcctgttcagaaaaaattacatttacaTTCCCCATTCGGACGAGTATTTCAAAACGGTCGATTTTTCCTACACCTTTTTTATCTACCTACTGGAGGATGAACTGTCCAT aaaaaacaacgTCGAAGAAATGTTTTGCCCCGTAATCCACAAG GGAATCATAAAGGACAAGGTCCAGGAATCCTCCCCAgcaatattaataaatgcaaag AACGGACGAATTAAAATCGTTTTGAGCACCTCCTCTAGCACGAACTCGG TCGTCAGACACATAAACCACGTAAGACTCTTCGTGAACGGAATCCTGGACTCGAGTTTTCTAACCGAAG GAATAACAAAAACGAACGACTTTCCGATATACATAGGGGGGGCACCATATTCAGTGGAGTCTTGTGACTTTCCGTTTTTACTTGACGAATTAAAAGTTTACAATTTGAGCCTCGGAGTGGACCACATTCAGAGTGAAGCGGCATCAACCCTAAACGGAGTAGAACCATCTTTCATCTACTTTGGATGTTTCCATTGCGATATTAACAATGCTATTTTGTCTTGTCCGAATAACTACCATTTATGCAATAAGGTGGAACTGTACATTGGGGTTTACAACGTGATGAGGAAGTTCTCgctaaatataaataaccTCATATTGCCCTTCTCCCCCGAGAATCACACGGGCATAGGTGTGTGTTGTGCCGATATATGA
- a CDS encoding hypothetical protein, conserved (encoded by transcript PVX_123610A) has protein sequence MKKEFKEYNEKYFRNLQFIYDFLDKIGMKNSVEALKNESKINYVKEYDKYFLEEGSNQDADEDVSTLDEEGADNLSNIPSGNRSGNLHDNLSGNLSDNLSDSLSDNLSDDLEIDRAFFIHTIEKMKNTVLCKAIDSFESALRSSISSGKNGREKEKKKTDSAEKGNGFQNRDTFPDYKKSFTAPAGDNRVGMKKEHNACSQDSVQNDGTNRGERVGISDKREDESKRDVDNDSSKAKDACILKKVAENVKDISSVAKNHLKFPLSVNGKLPAGVGSKLDLTLNGKPSVEVDENAPKNEAKLGQEKRSIDNFPYNFESVEGAHWPSEKGKGCYLSGKKSKSLNGESSKAATGKAATGKAATNNAATNNAISNRAGTASLDARDVHNWDSYFTYEREICRELKVKYGGAEKGKSESNNGDDNYIASASNILVVKYVDIYNLDTCQNMRFENIIFFKNFFPILLLVGYADGNVKLFLILYEKSDNEHNAEECIHICKELDHLSLSSPIMFIDINYKDNIFIVSTMNGDIYICKININHLSILTENVELNQSMDDIKNQVKTEERYISIIRNLTYHNKYSIKCVFNEDYSLFCSIANDKNLIIYEKITSENEMSVIYEKKKVIGLPEIPTSVLWVKENHNKEMIITSMLSSNHVLCINSKTYNVDGKIYLFDEADKYNILNLEYNKNKNILVICTDTSIIFVYSFVSKSIIRKIYGCVLNSLSFPTIEVDINGNNIYITSDDKANGTHILIFDIKSGNIIDVINNSYKIRCFQLLKSYICPFSSETNSNNIEENKKSLLILGSFDKKIHFYSN, from the coding sequence atgaaaaaggagttTAAGGAATACAATGAGAAGTACTTCCGGAACTTGCAATTTATTTACGATTTTTTGGATAAGATTGGAATGAAAAATAGTGTGGAGGCGTTGAAGAAcgaaagcaaaataaattacgtAAAGGAGTATGATAAGTATTTTTTGGAGGAAGGCAGCAACCAGGACGCGGACGAGGACGTGAGCACGCTGGATGAGGAGGGAGCGGACAATTTAAGCAACATCCCAAGTGGAAACCGAAGTGGAAACCTCCATGACAACCTGAGTGGCAACCTCAGTGACAACCTCAGTGACAGTTTGAGCGACAATTTGAGCGACGACTTAGAAATCGACCGCGCCTTTTTCATCCACACgattgaaaaaatgaagaacacAGTTCTGTGTAAAGCCATAGACAGCTTCGAAAGCGCATTAAGAAGTAGCATCAGCAGTGGTAAGAATGGcagagaaaaggagaaaaaaaaaacggacagtgcggaaaagggaaacggCTTCCAAAACAGGGATACCTTTCCCGACTATAAAAAAAGCTTCACAGCACCTGCAGGTGATAACCGCGTAGGGATGAAAAAAGAGCATAACGCATGTAGCCAGGATAGCGTGCAAAATGACGGTACAAATCGGGGTGAACGTGTTGGCATTTCTGACAAAAGAGAAGACGAGTCCAAAAGAGACGTGGACAACGATAGCAGCAAAGCTAAAGATGCATGCATACTAAAAAAGGTGGccgaaaatgtgaaggacATATCTTCGGTAGCAAAAAACCATTTGAAGTTTCCCCTATCAGTGAATGGAAAGTTACCAGCGGGGGTAGGCAGCAAACTTGACCTAACCCTTAATGGAAAACCGAGCGTTGAAGTGGATGAAAATGCGCCCAAAAATGAGGCGAAGTTGGGccaggaaaaaaggagcattGACAATTTCCCGTACAACTTTGAAAGCGTGGAGGGTGCACATTGGCCCAGCGAGAAGGGGAAGGGTTGCTACTTGAGTGGCAAAAAGAGCAAGAGTCTCAACGGGGAAAGCAGCAAAGCGGCAACGGGGAAGGCGGCAACTGGGAAAGCGGCAACTAACAACGCTGCAACTAACAACGCTATAAGTAACCGCGCGGGAACGGCCAGCCTGGACGCAAGGGATGTGCACAACTGGGACAGCTACTTCACCTACGAACGGGAAATCTGCAGAGAGCTAAAAGTAAAATACGGCGGCGccgaaaaaggcaaaagcgAAAGCAACAACGGGGATGACAACTACATCGCATCGGCGTCCAACATTTTAGTTGTAAAATATGTCGACATTTACAACTTGGACACGTGCCAAAATATGAGATTCGagaatatcatttttttcaaaaattttttcccaatcCTGCTGCTGGTAGGGTACGCAGATGGAAATGTGAagctttttttaatactgTACGAGAAAAGCGACAATGAACATAACGCGGAGGAATGCATTCACATATGCAAAGAGTTGGACCATCTATCTTTAAGCTCACCCATAATGTTCATCGACATTAACTACAAGGACAATATATTTATCGTGTCCACAATGAATggagatatatatatatgcaaaataaatatcaaCCATCTCTCCATTTTAACGGAAAATGTGGAATTAAATCAGTCCATggatgatataaaaaatcagGTAAAAACGGAAGAAAGGTATATTAGCATTATAAGAAATTTAACATATCATAATAAGTACTCCATCAAGTGTGTATTTAATGAAGAttactcccttttttgttccataGCAAATGATAagaatttaattatttacgaaaaaattacaagtgaaaatgaaatgtccgtaatttatgaaaaaaaaaaagtcatagGATTGCCTGAAATACCAACGAGCGTTTTATGGGTCAAGGAAAATCATAACAAAGAAATGATAATCACCAGCATGCTAAGCAGCAATCATGTCCTTTGTATAAACAGCAAAACGTACAATGTAGATGGGAAAATTTACCTATTTGATGAAGcagataaatataatattctcAATTtagaatataataaaaataaaaacatctTGGTGATATGCACAGATACGtccatcatttttgtgtactCCTTTGTTAGCAAATCGATTATCAGAAAAATTTACGGATGCGTTTTAAATTCCCTCTCTTTTCCAACAATCGAGGTTGACATAAACGGAAATAACATTTACATCACGTCGGACGATAAAGCGAATGGTAcccacattttaatttttgacaTAAAAAGCGGCAACATTATAGACGTTATAAATAATAGCTATAAAATCAGATGCTTTCAATTGTTAAAAAGTTACATTTGCCCATTTTCCAGTGAAACCAATTCGAATAACAttgaggaaaataaaaaatcgttGCTTATCTTGGGATCCTTTGACaagaaaatacatttttactcTAACTGA